TGCACGCACTATTTTTGTCAAGGCCAAATTTTTCAAGTTCCTGAagcaataaataataataaatatacacgTTAATACAATTAGTTAGCTCATTTGTTGATGGGGTGTTTGTAGACACATTAATAATTTCTAGCGCCTGTGTATGTAGCTCAAATGTCACggatttttaaattagaaaaacTTCTTTCATGTTTTTGAACGTTCTCTAATATTACTAGTATCTTATCTGGCGGAatgcatctacatgtattataaaacaaactGAGCAGGTTATATTCTTATTGCtatttacatattatattagATGTGTACgcacaatttacatgtatatacccttTGTCATTTTGGATTTTTCTTTCCAAAGAAGTGGGTCAatacccctccccctccccccataatgtatatttatataaaaaatcagGCTCCTAAAACTTTTGGACAACTAAttcaaattggaaaaaaaaattaaaatctattcGATTATAAATACTTAGTGTTAATTTTTTTGCACGAACTTGTAGTCAATGCTAGCTTTAAATAATCTAAACCAGTATATGTACATCGCTAGCCTGCAtacttaattaaaatattagatCACTAATaggtttaaaatttgtaaacttAATTTCAGAAGTGAATATggcttttaaaaattcttatcattatttattgcaataaacGTGTACGCtgttctgaacacattttgataACACAGAGAAAGTAGCCGATTAAAGATGTATCTgttctttacaattttgtaaCACAAAAACTAATCatgagttgaaaaaaaaaatattttgttctgaaTGATCGGATCGGCACTATATAAGCATCTATTAAATAATACAGCTATTGTGCCTAATTATATTACTGACCCCAGGAGAAACAGAGCAGGGGCAAAAATAAAGTGGTtcttatattgtataaattcatatttgtaACAATTAAATGACAATCGGAAAGTTAACTTGCATTTGATTTTGTGCTTAAATCTGTATGCACCACATTTTGCAGTTACATttcaacatttttctttatttataacatTCAGTTAAAACAATTCTCAGAGTGTATATCTAATCTTTATGAAATAGATGCAATGAAAATAGTCTTGAATAATAGacggacttaaaaaaaaaacaactaatgACATGCCATGAATAATTTCTTCTCAATATTCTAACTTGAATAACTGTAAGTTACAGTATAAAAAAATAGTGAAGCGAAAGTGAAAGGTTATTATTCATACTAAGAATTTAGTTTCATattgaatttatcaaatttcatttattatctttttaaaaaatcaacaaaatgacataactaAAAATCTTACGACTTATAATAATATCAAGCTATATCAATTGATAAACGACTGGATCTACATGAATCTACCTATAAATTTAACaccaatattttaataataattcattcaCTAGTCTCTTTAAATTAGATTAAAATAACACAAATGAATATTGAacagataaaataaattaaacatgtttttttattatcaatttccccgTGCGGAACCTCGTGGTATTATCTACACAACTGGATTATCTTTCGACGGGATCCTGTATAAATGCCTTTATAAACAGTGATTTTTTATCGTGCAACAAAAAGGCTATGGGTTTCATCCAAATTGTTTGGCTTGTTTTTGGACCAGAATCACCAGAGATTAAGAGGCTTTAGATGAAAATGGTAGACCTACATGAAGTTAAAGTTGGCCGCGCGAGTAAACAGATGCTAACGGGTGGATCAACAGGTTTTTATCGGTAACTAAAACGCAGTCGCGAATATAATGATTTCTCATTAACCggtaattttcaaattaatttatattcaaaacattcaatatcaGATTCAGTACTGCAATGCAAATTGTTCCTGAATATAAATTGTTCAATCGTGTTATTCTTtacaatatgcatgtacatgggTTTTTTTATGCCGATGATCAAGATTTGTCTCCTGTTCGTATCAAACAAGCACGGAATCTACGTTCGATCGTGAGTTatgagtaaaatataaaaaatataaatatcttcattttttttattataaaagataCTGCATTATAGGGCTATTATTTGCTATTAAGACACGTGCTcataaacaaattaacaaaattacagCGCCGCTGTTTTGTACTGTCAAAcgaggttttttttctcttacgTAACGTCATTTCGTTATGAcgttatttctctgttttataCAAAACGTCATAAGGACCCTTTTCTCACGGGCGCAATCATTTTGTCTTTACCTCATTACACGCTTCTTTCACCAATGAACTCATATTTACTGTTTGTTTCGAGATATTGGAAAGACAAAGTATACATAAAGTTGAGATTTAAACTAAACTCAATATATTTGTAGGTGTTAGGTCGTTGAAAATTTCTTTAGTTATCTTTCgtctaaaaaatttttttttattcagctaACACACTTTTTCATCAATTCAATCATTTTACGTATGTGTTAGTCATTTCAGCGTGTGCGAGCTTGTGTTGTGtacaataacaaaaacataatATCAACACGGGTATTGGTATTTTGTGGAACGGAACGGCATCgggaaaatttatttaaaggTATGGTtacaacatttgttatatcaCTATTCATTTCAAAGTATTCCAAATACAATGTTGCATTTATTCGATGTCGATGAATCTATTTTATTCAATTGCAAGTAATGGTAGAACTAAAgacgtacatgtacttttccATCATATTAAAACcctttattaaaaatatcatataatattgaaTCAGCGTTTTTAGTATAATTAGTATTCCAAATATAAGGATATCAAGTATTTTTAACGATATTGTTCCTGTGAATAAGATTggtataattataaattttacttaatatCAGTATTGTTATTTTGCTAGATTGAATAACCAACAAATAAGTTCTCCCGTGAAAACaacatttaattgattatagataaataaaagTTGCCGTTGTACACAACACAAGCACAGACACACTGAAATGATCAGCACATACGCAGGATGATTAAATGATGAAATTGTTATTAAGCTTGCTTTATTTATCCAGATAgagataaaaataaagaattggGGAGTATTTGTTacgatatatataatattttagaaagtttgaaagattccgttaaataccaatatccaaaCGGGCATTTCTGAACGGAATCAGaagaaaattattcaaatgtttggtaacaacatttgttatatcattATTCATTTCAAAGTATTCAAACTAAGACTAACAAGTATTTATAGAAACGACATAATAATATTggtagaatttaaaattttgcttGATATAAACATTGTCTCTTTGCTAACTTTATTAACAAACTAGTAAGTTCTCCAGTAAAAATAACAGGTAATGGATTATGAATTAAAACGAAGTTGTCTGAGTTAaggtatttttcaatttttttttaaattaaaagatttcGTTCCGTTCCATTAAACACCagtatccacacgggtaattcaaattattttatgttacacCTACAGATGTATTGAGTATGgtttgaattatatatatatatatatatatatatatatatatatatatatatatatatatatatatatatatatatatatatatatatatatatatatatatagtcattcCTATATCTTTAAACAACTAGATAAGTTCTTTCATGAAAGGTACATATAATGAGTTATAGAGCAATGAGTAGTACaatgtaaaaatacatattttactCAAACATCAAAATTTGATCTATTTCATATTTCGTTCTCTAtgggggtgtttttttttcttcgtaaGTCTCATTTTGTATCAAGTCAGGCCATTTGATGTTAAGAATTCGCTTCCTACAATTGTATATTTGTTGTTAGTCCTTTGGATGTTGTTCATGTTTATATCTGAAACATagagcaatatttttttttgtatttgaaataagTTCTTAATGTTATATAGGTTGCTTTCTATAGATTTTTGTCATATACCACGGTATTGTACATATCATTGCCTAATCATAAATGATGCCACTTTCTCTATTAATATTGATTTTCAGGCTAGGCTATCGTATGCTTTTTGCTTTTAATACTACGGTCTTCTAAGTGCTTTTTCTGAGCTCAGTGTCTGATGTCAGATTGCCTTTGTAAGCAATTTTCCTGCATCGTTGAACGTTGTGTGATGTCGGGACAACGTTATCTTCAAAAAATGGACACCAATCTGTGAGCTTAGGGTCCACTAAATTCCGTGGCAACTATTTATGCTGAATTGGTACATTATCCATTCGAACGATAAGAGAAAGAACAAAGATAATTATTCGGGTTTCTTGCCTTAACCATGTGGAAATATCGAGGAATTGTTTTTAGTTGCCATTCgcgtactgtggaatcattagaattcgtggttactcaattttcgtggtattcgtgggtagccctccccaACGAATTTAAATTCTCAACGAAAACCAGTTTTAGAAAGAGTTGTCTTTATTACTGAAACAGTAACCGatgcatccacgaaattacatccccgcGAATAAACAACAAAgtcacaatccacgaaaattgttgcccacgaatttaaatgattccacagtattatgCAGCACATACATCATGtggtatattatttttatcaatttgtctGAAATGACACAGGTTTTAAGTCAATTACTTTCTCAAAATCAACGAGTAGACACAGACACAGAGCAAAGACTTGAATTCTTTGGATTCTTCAAATATAATTCGTTCTATTGCTATTTGATCAGAGCATAGCCTGTTTTGTCTGGATTGTGCTTGATCGTCGCGAAGTTTGGAATTCACTGCTGCTCTGAGTCTTATGATATAACTTAGTTTTCTTTCtggaacatatatatatatatatatatatatatatatatatatatatatatatatatatatatatatatatatatatatatatatatatatatattaatgctTTCATAGTTAAAACATCTCAATCATAGTACAAACTGTTAAGACAAATCAGCTGAAATATGTTTAGAGACCCATATTTTAAAAGCGGGTCATTGACTACTATAAAGTATGTTTTATAGCATTAAGATTAAAGGTCTTTAACGTACATTAGGCGAATTTTTTATTCCCATTCCTGGATTTTTTCAGTATGAGTATAGGCGATCTTTTACGAAATACCTTTCATGCCTGGTTACATGTTCTATAAATGTGGATATCTTTACCAGAGAAACCCTTTTGCAAATTTACCTGACAAAGACCTCTCACTGGGCatccatttttgtaaaataataaattactgtatacagggaaacaTTCGTCTCTGTTTTCCTTACGCCCCATTCACCCTAGTTCGCATTTcgcagcgggcgaatttaagactgtgtGAAATTATCTCTcattaaacacaactgtgtatGGGGAAATTCCAGAAGCAACGAAATTCTTTGCAAGTTAAGAAGTCTACTGATTCAGCTGATTTTGGATATGCTTATTGCAATATTGAAAAAGGACATACAAAAATTTCGATTtcttaaaatacacatacattctATTCAAATCATGtcaattgtaaaataaacaaaaacatgtaatcataaacatttaaatgttgATCAAATTCCTGACACATGTGCGACAGCATTGGGTCATCTTACTCCAATGTCTTAATTATAAGAACAAAAATGTCAGAACCCACGGGTTTCTATCCGCTACACTGCTTGGTAACGGATAGGTTCCAACAATGATAATAATTTAGATTACATCGCGTGTATGTTAGGTCTATGTTTGCAAACTCTattgatttcattaaaaaaacaacatctATTTCCAATGACCGTCATCCGAGACATGCATAACTTGACGGGATGATGAGAAAATTTAATCATGGCTAAAGTATTTCATGTCATACTAGTTTGGTTGTATAATGATGATCATTACAAAACTACATGTTCCACATTTTTATCGGatcatgctacatgtacataatgcaTTCGTCACCACCCTTCGTCCAAATAACTCGATACATAAAATACACCAAATCAAAGAATTTCTTCTTGGATTgagtataattttttatgatGAGTGAATATTGgtgcatttgatttatttccctCAAGgcaaaaacttaaaatataaacaaatagcgataaaaaaaactatctgCAGTTGCAATCATGACAACTTTTCTGTCCCACGATCCCGCTTATAACCCCTGACGTTGAATGGATGACATATTGTACTGTCAAGAAACGGCGATAGCGATGAACGGGAAGCAACTCTCACTGatcattctttttttcatttctgatCAGGTGGTCACCAGGCAGGATCAGTCATGTTTCTGGCACGCACACCAGATTAAAGATTGTGTAATTTCTCGTTGACAAGGTTTGTAATCCATCCTTTATTGCACATTCACTCAACCAACACACAAAATGATAGCTTTGGATATTAAAATCCATAATTCCAATTAGGtctactattgaaataaattataagcTACTTTCGATTTGAATAATATAAGGTTTTGTATATTCAATtcataaaactacatgtacaatgtaggtTATCAAATGCAACTATGTTGACTTGATATATTATGAACtaatgatttataaaagaagacatttaataataataatgtcaCAGCAGTTATAAAAAATGTTCCTCAATTTGTATCAATCTTGAATGTCCGACTGAAGAAGAAAAAGAGAGCAAAAAGGGGAAAGGCGTGTAGTagatgaattttaaagaaattaataaaaaaaatcaatttacttactatatataattaaattccTCACTCCGactacaaatatttttttatctctaTCACTGAACTAACATAagttttcaattcattttcatAGAACAACTATGGATCCGCATACTAGTGCCCAGGATGTGCACCGGtgtgacctttgtgagaccgccatagcacacagctactgtgacttttgtcatgtCAACCTCTGTATACCATGTATAGGCAAACACATTTCAGATGAATATGACCATCATAAAATTGTTCCTTTTCAGAAACGAAGATCAACTCTTATTTATTCGAAATGTAAAACACATCTACATAAAAACTGTGAATTCCAGTGCAATGATtgtaacaatatctttgtttgttCTTTCTGCATCGCCTCCAAACAGcacaagggacataactttatAGAAGTTGCAGAAGTTTACAAGACAAAGAAAGATCATATGAAGAGAGATATAAAAGAGTTAAAAAACCATATTTCCCCTACATATGAAGAAATTGCACTGGACTTAGAAAATCAGCTAGCCAACCTAGATGGGGGATATGAGAAACTTACAACAACGATGTCGAAACAAGGAGAgcaatggcacagagaaatcgaCGTCatcatcaacaaaatgaaaactgaagTCAGTGAGATAAAAGTAAAACACAAAGAACTTTTACAGAAACATTTGAAAGAAATCAAACAGATACAATCTCTCATAAAACAAACCTTTCTGGCCTTGAAGAAAATTGAGAAAACCACTGAAGTATCTCCTACCATTGAATACAGTTCTAAGACCAAAGAGTTCAGCAAGCTACCACCCAAGGTTAAGGTTACACTGCCAACATTCATTCCAAAACCAATAGACCGTGACAAGCTGTATTGTTGGTTTGGACAGATCACCCCATTATCTACTGATACAAAAGATAATGTCTTGTCACTGAACAAACAATTCACCTCAGTCAAAGAACTACTGGATGAGCCGAAACTTACTGCCAAAATACAGACTGGGTATTTAAAACTACTCTGTGTTACTTGTGTAACTGAAGAAAGGATATGGACGAGTGGAATATCCAATGATATCAAATGCTTCAATATCAAAGGTTCAACACTCCACACAATCCATAAAAAATCAGGTTTTTGGCCCAATGATATAGCTGTAGACAGTGATGGGGACCTACTGTATTCAGACGGTGAAGCAAGAACAGTGAATAAAGTAAAGAATGGACAGACAAAAGAGATAATTAGATTACAGGGATGGATGCCTCATAACCTGTGTGTCACCTCTACTGGTGATCTCCTGGTTAGTATGTACAGTGATGATGAAACTCAATCCAAAGTTGTCCGTTATTCGGGATCTACAGAGAAACAAACCATTCAATTTGATGGTGAAGGTAAACCTATGTACTCCGGGAATGTTACAATTAAATACACAACAGAGAATAGAAACCATAACATTTGCGTTGCTGACTTCGATGCttgtgcagtagtggtggttaaTCAGGATGGGAAACTCAGATGGAGATACACCGGTCATCCCTCGGTTAAAGAAAATGAACCATTTAAACCCTGTAgtatcacaacagacagtcagAGTCGTATCCTGACATCAGATAGATACAACCATTGTATCCACATTCTGGATCAGCGTGGAAAGTTTCTCCGATACATAAATAATTGTGATCTGAAGGATCCCTTTGGTTTATGTGTTGACAATAACGACAATCTATTTGTGTGCGAGTTTAAAACAggcaatgtaaagaaaatcaaatttttagagtagacaaattgaataaaatttgaagCAAATTAAACAAAAGTAGAGTCATTCTATGTAAAGtgaattttattctttaaacttTACTTTTAGTATACTGATAAATTca
This genomic window from Crassostrea angulata isolate pt1a10 chromosome 8, ASM2561291v2, whole genome shotgun sequence contains:
- the LOC128158233 gene encoding uncharacterized protein LOC128158233, translated to MDPHTSAQDVHRCDLCETAIAHSYCDFCHVNLCIPCIGKHISDEYDHHKIVPFQKRRSTLIYSKCKTHLHKNCEFQCNDCNNIFVCSFCIASKQHKGHNFIEVAEVYKTKKDHMKRDIKELKNHISPTYEEIALDLENQLANLDGGYEKLTTTMSKQGEQWHREIDVIINKMKTEVSEIKVKHKELLQKHLKEIKQIQSLIKQTFLALKKIEKTTEVSPTIEYSSKTKEFSKLPPKVKVTLPTFIPKPIDRDKLYCWFGQITPLSTDTKDNVLSLNKQFTSVKELLDEPKLTAKIQTGYLKLLCVTCVTEERIWTSGISNDIKCFNIKGSTLHTIHKKSGFWPNDIAVDSDGDLLYSDGEARTVNKVKNGQTKEIIRLQGWMPHNLCVTSTGDLLVSMYSDDETQSKVVRYSGSTEKQTIQFDGEGKPMYSGNVTIKYTTENRNHNICVADFDACAVVVVNQDGKLRWRYTGHPSVKENEPFKPCSITTDSQSRILTSDRYNHCIHILDQRGKFLRYINNCDLKDPFGLCVDNNDNLFVCEFKTGNVKKIKFLE